A window from Chitinophaga filiformis encodes these proteins:
- a CDS encoding RNA polymerase sigma factor, with product MDQYAIMSEEELAQHVFRRDTAAIGELFTRHRAYFYSIALRELRDEQVAADVVQDVFYSILKKGIGDFDVNRSLRAYVAGCIHNKGLDYVKASERRDKLYRDYESAAEKGDTSLLQLMTEEELDDMVDRQLTNLPREMGRVLALSVKHHLNAREISQLLQKPVTTVNAQLRDGKKKLRPAIVRWLKFYLWYWSLLLAADFYFNKKINFFVGPTTYFLPDSRNQYANDQLTKSNRLQSKHFKNKN from the coding sequence ATGGATCAGTACGCTATAATGTCTGAAGAAGAACTTGCACAACATGTTTTCCGTAGGGATACGGCTGCAATAGGTGAATTGTTTACAAGGCATCGAGCATATTTTTATTCTATCGCCCTGCGTGAACTCAGAGATGAGCAGGTAGCTGCAGATGTTGTTCAGGATGTCTTTTATAGTATACTTAAAAAGGGTATCGGCGACTTTGATGTAAACAGATCACTTCGCGCATACGTTGCTGGTTGTATACACAATAAAGGACTGGATTATGTTAAAGCCAGCGAAAGAAGAGACAAGCTGTATCGAGATTATGAGAGCGCCGCTGAAAAAGGGGATACTTCCCTTTTGCAACTCATGACTGAGGAGGAGCTTGACGATATGGTCGATCGCCAATTGACTAATCTTCCAAGGGAAATGGGCAGGGTATTAGCCCTTAGCGTAAAACATCATTTGAACGCCCGGGAAATATCCCAATTACTGCAGAAACCCGTAACGACTGTGAACGCACAACTACGGGATGGTAAGAAAAAACTTCGGCCGGCCATTGTACGCTGGCTCAAGTTTTACTTGTGGTATTGGTCATTGCTACTGGCGGCAGATTTTTATTTTAATAAAAAAATAAACTTTTTTGTCGGACCAACTACCTATTTCCTTCCTGACAGTCGTAATCAATATGCGAACGATCAGCTAACTAAGAGTAATCGATTACAGAGTAAGCATTTCAAAAACAAAAACTAA
- a CDS encoding alpha/beta hydrolase family protein, with protein sequence MKKLFIFIFMLLEATTSLAQKKEMDFNAINTWPNLASYGISNDGKYVWYVVDSGRTGSMLFIKNASGKRKISYSRCYGPEFSNDCKNILFTSEKGIYKIRLYDFKELFIKNARDLKVSENSDWALYNHDNKMKLMNIKDGSERIMDGALECWFDPSGKSLLVKYEDSLCLLNLTNHKSNLVYAGGRIESICFNGLGDQLLFSVVNGDTVTIHKYLSIANKTEQVISNNSPGMRKGTLLSSQGLGFNNTNDIIFFKYKIVKQKPQQDSNLITKYVDIWNYKDRFLQSEQLDKKDEFDADHLYQGVMPLTNKGAAFLFENADTLVHLSMGNEYAVIKTLNNDHEVYWRANEWPSFQLVSLKDGTHTDFLKSYENVHEVQLSPSGKFITWADTSAKAYYCYNIGTGNTISLMGKTDGHGKSLLDKIYLDGWTANDAFVICHDDYDLWQIDPIGVKSAICLTAGYGKLKKINFALIDDQKGLEMKKLNDEVIVAAMEDSSMNNGFYKIRLSSAVQPKKIILEPSLYYFPGIFAENPPRPPLKALSSNVYLIQKQSDRKSLNLVLTNNFVDQVSLTNIHPEEDFIWFHTKLISWTSKYGEPRKGILYIPDNLDTTMKYPLLFNYYEIRSGELRKFLRPDLNAANINIPVYLSKGYLVFVPDIPRKKGHTFENALDIIESAALHLCSNYKWIDKSRMGLQGHSFGGTITNFVATHSKLFAAAQSSSGRSDFISCYGGLGFGGRSLQATIEIFQNNLGYTPWDRPDVYVNNSPIFGAGNAVTPLLIAHGKDDGAVNIGQAIELFTALRRAGKKVWFLQYAAGHLMDGYSKVGTDFILRQQQFFDHYLNGKPAPLWMTEGIPVKLKGIRSGLQLDSLGREP encoded by the coding sequence ATGAAAAAGCTATTCATTTTCATTTTTATGTTATTAGAAGCAACGACGTCGTTGGCCCAAAAGAAAGAAATGGATTTCAATGCAATTAATACCTGGCCGAATCTTGCTAGTTATGGGATATCTAATGATGGAAAGTATGTATGGTATGTAGTGGATTCTGGGCGTACAGGATCTATGCTATTTATTAAAAATGCTTCAGGCAAGCGAAAGATATCGTATAGCCGTTGTTACGGCCCTGAATTCTCTAATGATTGTAAAAATATCCTATTCACTTCAGAGAAAGGAATTTATAAAATCCGGTTATATGATTTTAAGGAATTATTCATTAAGAATGCAAGAGACTTAAAAGTTTCCGAAAATAGCGATTGGGCGTTATACAATCACGACAATAAAATGAAGCTGATGAATATAAAAGATGGATCTGAGCGTATTATGGATGGAGCCTTAGAGTGTTGGTTTGATCCTTCTGGGAAGAGCTTGTTGGTTAAATATGAGGATTCCTTGTGCTTACTTAATCTTACTAATCATAAATCAAATCTAGTATATGCTGGAGGTAGGATTGAGAGCATATGTTTTAATGGTCTAGGAGATCAACTTTTATTTTCGGTTGTAAATGGCGATACGGTAACTATACATAAATATTTGTCGATTGCTAATAAAACTGAACAAGTTATTTCAAATAATTCTCCTGGTATGAGGAAAGGGACATTGTTGTCGAGTCAGGGCTTGGGTTTTAATAATACTAACGATATTATATTTTTTAAATATAAAATTGTAAAGCAGAAACCTCAACAGGATAGCAATTTAATAACCAAGTATGTTGATATTTGGAATTACAAAGACAGGTTTCTTCAGTCGGAGCAACTAGATAAGAAAGACGAGTTTGACGCCGACCATTTGTATCAAGGTGTAATGCCATTAACCAACAAAGGAGCAGCATTTTTGTTTGAGAATGCAGATACATTGGTTCACTTATCTATGGGAAACGAATATGCAGTAATAAAGACTTTAAATAATGATCATGAGGTATATTGGAGAGCGAACGAATGGCCTAGTTTTCAGCTAGTTTCATTAAAGGATGGTACTCATACCGATTTTTTGAAGTCGTATGAAAATGTTCATGAGGTACAATTATCGCCTTCGGGAAAATTTATTACCTGGGCTGATACAAGTGCAAAAGCATACTATTGCTACAATATTGGAACAGGGAACACTATTTCTTTGATGGGTAAAACCGATGGTCACGGCAAAAGCTTGCTTGATAAAATTTACCTGGATGGATGGACAGCAAATGACGCATTTGTCATTTGTCACGATGATTATGACCTATGGCAAATTGATCCAATAGGCGTCAAATCCGCAATATGCCTTACAGCTGGTTATGGAAAACTGAAAAAGATAAACTTTGCTCTGATTGATGATCAGAAAGGTTTAGAAATGAAAAAATTAAACGATGAAGTAATAGTTGCTGCGATGGAGGATTCATCAATGAATAACGGCTTTTACAAGATTAGGTTGTCATCGGCGGTTCAACCAAAAAAGATAATTTTGGAGCCATCTTTATATTATTTTCCTGGAATATTTGCTGAAAATCCCCCAAGACCACCTTTAAAGGCATTGAGTTCAAATGTATATTTGATTCAAAAACAGAGCGATAGAAAGTCGCTGAATTTAGTTTTGACGAATAATTTCGTTGATCAAGTCTCTCTTACTAATATTCATCCTGAGGAAGATTTTATTTGGTTTCATACAAAATTGATAAGTTGGACTTCAAAGTATGGTGAACCTAGAAAAGGTATTCTATACATTCCCGATAATTTAGACACTACGATGAAATATCCCTTACTATTTAATTATTATGAAATTCGTAGTGGTGAACTTCGCAAATTTCTTAGACCTGATTTAAATGCTGCTAACATTAACATACCTGTCTATCTAAGCAAGGGCTATCTCGTTTTTGTACCTGACATCCCTCGTAAAAAGGGACATACTTTTGAAAATGCGTTGGATATCATTGAGAGCGCAGCATTACATCTTTGTAGTAATTACAAATGGATAGATAAATCGAGGATGGGGCTACAGGGGCACAGTTTTGGAGGCACCATTACGAATTTTGTAGCTACACATTCGAAATTATTTGCTGCTGCACAATCGAGTTCAGGAAGAAGTGATTTTATTAGTTGTTATGGAGGACTTGGTTTTGGGGGAAGAAGTTTGCAAGCTACTATAGAAATTTTTCAGAATAATCTAGGATACACACCCTGGGATAGGCCAGACGTGTACGTAAATAATTCTCCCATTTTTGGTGCTGGCAATGCTGTGACTCCTTTACTTATAGCGCATGGTAAAGATGACGGTGCTGTTAACATTGGGCAGGCTATTGAACTATTCACAGCATTAAGAAGAGCTGGAAAAAAGGTATGGTTTCTACAATATGCAGCTGGACATCTAATGGATGGTTATAGTAAAGTCGGAACGGATTTTATTTTAAGACAGCAGCAATTTTTCGATCACTATCTGAACGGGAAGCCGGCCCCGCTTTGGATGACTGAAGGAATTCCAGTTAAATTGAAAGGAATCAGATCTGGTCTGCAGCTCGATTCATTAGGAAGAGAGCCATAG
- a CDS encoding SusC/RagA family TonB-linked outer membrane protein, giving the protein MPSAVHSGNRLFYKLLFIIICVQCYSFAEAQGNARISEKLVTLSVKGSPLNVILKRISKNTGITIYFNNLHVAPFTNVSINVKNKPFKEVMHDLLDPLGLDWVEVNESTITVRKAPAPIQSTNTSTSDTTISVSGKVMNEKGSPIVSATVALSGTNRGTTTGPDGSFILNGVPKSASITISSVSFLTQQVSVKGRSNLGAIPMKEYVSDLDETVVKGYYNTTKRFNTGTVYSIKGEELAKQPVTNPIMALQGRVPNLIINPSSGLPNAAIKFQMRGQNSLSSFSLRSEPLIIIDGIPYPNTIQAGAFGSLTINNDQISALSLINVNEIEQIDVLSDADATSIYGSRGGNGVILITTKKGKTGEMAITLSLSTGMSQVSNKLELLNTEQYLQLRRQAYKNDDLAIPDRSSPVKTFNNYDLTVWDPNRNTDWQKEFLGGTASTYTANLSVQGGSPTIQYLLSGNYNTQKYIYPGKNKYEIGTTNLSITGNSLNGKFRAQLNSSYTFNNVLSPGSDFTKFAVTLAPNAPSLYDSEGKLNWEPDTTASVRVSTWVNPYAQLLRTSELTNSNFRESAELSYKISENLSVKSTVGFAEVRAKTLSIYPIASMDPFISTNTGFAFRSDTKSQSFTVDPQITYSKIFNLVKLEALLGASYQSLNQEFEYISGEGYTSDALLRSIPAARIITGDNTNSQYKYVAGFGRLNFNVSDKYLFNATARRDGSSRFGPDYQFGNFWSLGAGYIFSQEDYFKHILPSLSFGKLRASYGTSGNDGISDYQYIELYEPQNGYSYQNTTPLRSLGAINPDYHWETIKKLELGIEIGVFNNRLFLNASYWRTRASDQLGLFPLPATAGADAIVKNQNARIQNMGWDFVLNAKVLNSKRITWTLSANLGTQNNKLLARPEGLYNGYGFNRFVKVGEPFTGFAVAYRSKGVNAANGLYQFETADKNVSTDLNNFYAEALKIKTIPLTMGINNSFTFKGFNISFFLQLTKQMGRNVLFDPAFTFYNPGSFTSQNPSEYGNLPVEYMNNWQKPGDNAVFQRLTSGNFSNPSKNTLGRAVASDLAWVDASFIRLRNVSLSYAVPASWIKRWHLNTFSLFLQAQNVFTITKYKGLDPEVQSATSLPLLRTFNGGIQIGI; this is encoded by the coding sequence ATGCCTTCAGCTGTTCATTCCGGTAATCGGCTTTTTTACAAGCTGTTATTCATCATTATTTGCGTTCAATGTTATTCCTTTGCGGAGGCCCAGGGTAATGCCCGGATCTCTGAAAAGCTCGTGACATTGTCTGTAAAAGGTAGCCCTCTGAATGTAATTCTTAAAAGAATTTCTAAGAACACAGGTATTACCATTTATTTTAACAACCTTCATGTTGCCCCTTTCACCAATGTTTCAATTAATGTTAAAAATAAGCCGTTTAAGGAGGTGATGCATGATTTGTTGGATCCCCTTGGTCTGGATTGGGTGGAAGTTAATGAAAGTACGATCACCGTGAGGAAAGCGCCTGCGCCAATTCAATCCACCAACACATCCACCTCTGATACCACTATTTCGGTTTCGGGAAAGGTGATGAATGAGAAAGGATCACCAATCGTGTCTGCAACGGTAGCGCTTAGCGGCACAAACCGCGGTACGACAACAGGTCCAGATGGATCATTTATTCTCAATGGAGTTCCGAAATCAGCATCAATTACAATTTCCAGTGTGTCATTTTTAACACAGCAAGTTTCTGTTAAAGGCAGGAGTAATCTTGGAGCTATACCAATGAAGGAGTATGTCTCAGATCTTGATGAAACAGTGGTAAAGGGATATTATAATACTACCAAGAGATTCAACACCGGAACAGTGTATAGTATTAAGGGAGAAGAACTGGCAAAACAGCCAGTTACTAATCCCATTATGGCATTACAGGGAAGAGTGCCTAATCTTATAATAAATCCCTCATCCGGCCTTCCTAATGCGGCAATTAAGTTTCAAATGCGAGGCCAAAACAGTTTAAGTTCCTTTTCTTTAAGATCAGAACCACTTATTATTATTGATGGAATCCCTTATCCAAATACAATCCAAGCTGGCGCCTTCGGTTCATTAACCATCAACAATGATCAGATTTCTGCACTAAGCCTTATCAATGTTAACGAAATAGAACAAATAGATGTTTTGTCAGACGCTGACGCAACCTCCATCTACGGATCGAGAGGAGGAAATGGCGTTATTCTGATTACTACCAAAAAAGGTAAGACGGGTGAAATGGCCATAACCCTTTCTTTATCAACAGGCATGAGTCAGGTTAGCAATAAACTTGAACTTTTAAATACAGAACAATACCTTCAGTTAAGAAGACAAGCATATAAAAATGATGATTTAGCGATTCCCGACAGATCATCTCCAGTCAAAACTTTTAATAACTATGATTTAACGGTTTGGGATCCCAATCGTAATACAGATTGGCAGAAAGAGTTCCTTGGGGGCACTGCAAGTACTTATACCGCTAATTTGTCCGTACAAGGAGGTTCTCCAACCATTCAGTATTTGTTAAGTGGCAACTATAATACTCAAAAGTACATTTACCCAGGTAAAAATAAATATGAGATTGGAACAACGAATCTAAGTATTACTGGCAATTCCCTTAACGGAAAATTCCGTGCGCAATTGAACAGTTCATATACTTTTAACAACGTATTATCCCCCGGTTCAGATTTTACCAAATTTGCCGTTACCTTAGCTCCTAACGCGCCATCTTTATACGATAGCGAAGGCAAATTAAACTGGGAACCAGATACCACCGCATCTGTAAGAGTTTCCACATGGGTTAATCCATATGCACAATTGTTAAGAACTTCCGAGTTAACCAACTCAAATTTCAGAGAAAGTGCTGAATTAAGCTATAAAATATCTGAAAATTTATCTGTGAAGTCAACAGTTGGCTTCGCAGAAGTGAGGGCGAAGACCCTGTCAATCTATCCAATTGCCTCCATGGATCCTTTCATTTCAACTAACACGGGATTTGCTTTCCGATCCGATACAAAATCGCAATCATTTACAGTTGATCCTCAAATAACATATAGCAAGATATTTAATCTCGTGAAGCTTGAAGCGTTATTGGGTGCATCTTATCAAAGTTTAAACCAGGAGTTTGAATATATTAGTGGTGAGGGTTACACCAGCGATGCATTATTACGGAGTATTCCAGCTGCTCGAATCATAACTGGTGACAACACTAATTCACAGTACAAATATGTTGCAGGATTTGGTAGGTTGAATTTTAACGTGTCAGACAAATATTTATTCAATGCTACCGCGCGACGAGATGGCAGCAGCAGATTTGGTCCTGACTATCAATTTGGAAACTTTTGGTCACTCGGTGCGGGTTATATTTTTTCGCAGGAAGATTATTTCAAACACATCTTGCCTTCATTAAGTTTCGGTAAACTTAGAGCTAGCTACGGAACGTCAGGAAATGATGGTATTAGTGACTACCAGTATATAGAATTGTATGAACCACAAAATGGTTATTCCTACCAAAATACCACACCTTTAAGATCCCTCGGGGCAATAAATCCAGATTATCACTGGGAAACGATCAAGAAGTTAGAGCTGGGTATCGAAATAGGCGTTTTCAACAACCGATTATTCTTAAATGCTTCTTACTGGCGGACAAGGGCTAGTGATCAGCTAGGGCTGTTTCCTCTTCCGGCAACAGCAGGAGCTGACGCCATAGTAAAAAATCAAAATGCCAGGATACAAAATATGGGATGGGATTTTGTATTGAATGCAAAAGTTTTAAATAGCAAGCGTATTACATGGACCTTGAGCGCAAACCTGGGTACTCAAAATAACAAACTGTTAGCCCGGCCGGAAGGATTATATAATGGCTATGGATTCAACCGTTTTGTTAAAGTGGGAGAACCATTTACAGGATTTGCAGTTGCATATCGGTCTAAGGGAGTTAATGCGGCAAATGGCCTGTACCAATTTGAAACGGCAGATAAAAACGTTAGTACGGATTTGAACAATTTTTATGCGGAGGCTTTAAAGATAAAAACCATTCCCCTAACAATGGGAATAAACAATTCTTTTACATTCAAAGGGTTTAACATAAGTTTCTTTTTACAGTTAACTAAACAAATGGGAAGAAATGTTTTGTTTGACCCTGCATTTACTTTCTACAATCCAGGATCATTTACAAGTCAAAACCCGTCTGAGTATGGCAATTTACCTGTAGAATATATGAATAACTGGCAAAAACCGGGAGACAATGCAGTGTTTCAAAGATTGACTTCGGGCAATTTTTCAAATCCTTCAAAGAATACTTTGGGAAGAGCGGTGGCGAGTGATTTGGCTTGGGTTGATGCTTCATTCATTAGATTAAGAAATGTGTCTTTGTCTTATGCTGTTCCTGCATCTTGGATAAAAAGATGGCATCTAAATACTTTCTCACTGTTCCTACAGGCGCAGAACGTATTCACAATAACTAAATACAAGGGCCTTGACCCAGAAGTCCAGAGTGCAACGTCGCTTCCGTTATTACGAACTTTCAATGGAGGTATTCAAATTGGTATCTAG
- a CDS encoding FecR family protein, protein MQIEHELIETLVLKEISGDITSSEAALLSEVLKSDAKARELAEKIRSQVDVIALRNFLLKNDEKVFTQEIITKIQAHKKKRENILRLISISAAASLIIFACIWYFFYNRGSNVPDTTIATRPPSSHDIILSLPNGRRMQLDSTDQKLQVGGIRISTKNRTLTYAANIDASAAEYATLTVPAGRDYKIHLKDGSEIHLNAATKLRFPLTFTGNIREVTIDGEAYLKVAHNTEKPFIVHLPAGTVEVLGTEFNINTYDSAVERISLVSGSLRIKTPASATLLKPGREAVATANDIVVGLFDADEVLAWREGKYYIDNATLAELSAVLSRWYGCTVVVDTKDAASQRFTGILYRSKPVELMLKSIQLTNTIDYSTDEKGIIHIK, encoded by the coding sequence ATGCAAATAGAACACGAACTGATAGAAACCCTTGTGCTCAAAGAAATTTCAGGCGATATCACCTCCTCTGAAGCGGCCCTGCTTAGCGAGGTGTTAAAAAGCGATGCTAAGGCGCGTGAGCTTGCTGAAAAAATACGAAGTCAGGTAGATGTTATTGCGCTGAGGAACTTTTTGCTAAAAAACGATGAGAAAGTATTTACCCAGGAGATAATAACAAAGATTCAGGCACATAAAAAAAAGCGTGAAAATATATTGAGGCTTATCAGCATTTCTGCAGCGGCAAGTCTAATCATTTTCGCTTGTATCTGGTACTTTTTTTACAACCGTGGGTCTAATGTCCCTGATACAACCATCGCGACCCGTCCGCCATCATCACATGATATCATATTGTCTTTGCCAAATGGCAGGAGAATGCAACTCGATTCTACTGATCAAAAATTACAGGTGGGAGGGATCAGAATCAGTACCAAGAACCGTACACTGACTTATGCTGCGAATATAGATGCGTCTGCTGCTGAATATGCCACGCTTACAGTGCCTGCGGGCAGAGATTACAAAATTCATTTAAAAGATGGTTCGGAGATACATTTAAACGCTGCTACGAAGCTGCGGTTTCCCTTAACATTTACGGGCAACATCAGGGAGGTAACGATTGATGGAGAAGCCTATTTAAAAGTGGCACACAATACCGAAAAACCTTTTATAGTTCATTTGCCGGCTGGAACAGTTGAAGTATTGGGCACGGAATTTAATATCAACACCTACGATAGTGCAGTGGAGAGAATATCACTGGTTTCAGGATCCCTTAGAATCAAAACTCCTGCTAGCGCTACCCTGTTAAAACCAGGAAGGGAAGCCGTAGCTACTGCAAATGATATTGTTGTCGGCTTGTTTGATGCAGATGAAGTGCTCGCATGGCGGGAAGGTAAGTATTATATCGACAATGCAACACTCGCTGAATTGAGCGCCGTATTAAGTAGGTGGTATGGTTGCACTGTAGTTGTTGACACAAAAGACGCCGCGAGCCAACGGTTTACTGGAATATTATATAGAAGCAAACCGGTAGAACTTATGCTAAAGAGTATTCAACTTACCAATACCATTGATTATTCTACTGATGAAAAAGGAATCATCCACATTAAGTAG
- a CDS encoding RNA polymerase sigma factor: MKDEDRILKADLLKQLMAGKEQALVEIIHRYRNQLIYYAYYILGDVDEANDAVQDVFIKLWLVKDQLTKSTSLDKYLNTLTKNHCISVIRKNKTRQRRTDNFCYGQPQFSHVDELENAELGSRLTAAIQSLTATQQKIFQAVYFEGKSHMEVMKEHNIKLPTVKVTIHSALKTLRAKLHDMVK; the protein is encoded by the coding sequence ATGAAGGATGAAGATAGAATCCTGAAAGCAGATCTATTGAAGCAGCTTATGGCAGGGAAGGAACAAGCCCTTGTGGAGATTATTCACCGCTACCGTAATCAGCTGATCTATTATGCCTATTATATTTTAGGTGATGTTGATGAAGCCAATGATGCCGTCCAGGATGTTTTTATAAAATTATGGCTGGTAAAGGATCAACTTACCAAATCAACCTCGTTAGATAAATATTTGAACACCCTAACGAAGAATCATTGTATATCAGTAATACGAAAGAATAAGACAAGACAGCGTCGTACAGATAATTTCTGTTATGGACAGCCACAGTTTTCACATGTAGATGAACTTGAGAACGCAGAGCTTGGCAGCCGACTTACTGCTGCCATTCAATCTCTTACTGCTACACAGCAAAAGATCTTTCAAGCCGTATACTTCGAAGGGAAAAGTCATATGGAAGTAATGAAAGAACATAATATTAAACTGCCCACAGTTAAAGTCACTATTCACTCAGCGCTGAAGACATTGCGTGCTAAATTGCATGATATGGTAAAATAA
- a CDS encoding DUF4397 domain-containing protein: MNTNTFILLVILCVAFLSCNKEDADITGAPAAITLVNSVAGSGSDLTMNFSGQNINYIDSKRLTYNANDGKQNNGSLTFGVPVNLPIPLIVTLVKDTTKPIFSQSITFQPGDIYSLFFGGKPESVSYVLVKDTLPEIKDSLTAIRFINMSQDLKTVSINLVGQPNGSEVSSLNYMQITGFKTYPAKSTNSSYIFEVRDFATGNFLARYNYNNIARQKHITLIVRGLKPGSPGPSMVRMNNW; encoded by the coding sequence ATGAATACAAACACTTTTATACTGTTGGTAATTCTTTGTGTCGCTTTTTTATCCTGCAATAAAGAGGACGCTGATATTACCGGAGCGCCTGCAGCGATTACCTTAGTAAACTCAGTAGCAGGTAGTGGTTCTGATCTCACAATGAATTTTAGCGGTCAAAATATTAATTATATAGATAGCAAGAGGTTGACTTATAATGCCAACGATGGTAAGCAGAACAATGGATCATTAACATTTGGCGTCCCTGTAAACCTACCTATTCCCTTAATTGTCACCTTAGTCAAGGATACAACAAAACCCATTTTTAGTCAGTCAATTACTTTCCAACCGGGAGACATTTATTCTCTGTTTTTTGGGGGTAAGCCTGAAAGTGTAAGCTATGTCCTGGTAAAAGATACACTGCCGGAAATAAAAGACAGTTTAACTGCCATTCGCTTCATAAATATGTCACAAGATCTGAAGACCGTTAGTATTAATTTAGTTGGACAGCCCAATGGTTCAGAAGTAAGTAGTTTAAATTATATGCAGATTACTGGTTTTAAAACATATCCTGCTAAATCCACCAATTCGTCGTACATATTTGAAGTGCGCGACTTTGCAACTGGAAATTTCCTTGCCCGTTACAATTATAACAATATAGCGCGGCAAAAGCACATAACCCTAATTGTCAGAGGTCTAAAACCAGGTTCTCCTGGACCTTCAATGGTTAGAATGAATAATTGGTAA
- a CDS encoding RagB/SusD family nutrient uptake outer membrane protein, producing the protein MKSVINNKFSKANFSFTAFALILSGSLLLHSCKKLIEVDLPINRNTNETVFANTSTAVAAMNSIYSSIGAISPFVGNSGISIRSAVMADELSSIIPETDPEYLNNYTGSEGWNIWLMAYKEPIYRINSILENISRSTTLPNRTKQIVTGEAKFCRAWLYFYLVNLYGDIPLVLGTDFNINSSIARSPIEVVYQQIEKDLVDAQQLLVEGYLDKDLVTSTNERIRPNKAAATALLARVYLYREKWQQAETEATKVISNGNFELLPDPDQVFLKNSTESIWQLQPNILDGDGQNTPDGRFLINPYGGAPLYYISSQLLAAFEPNDQRQNKWIILSPSGIVIPYKYKEGWATTEQKEYTTVLRIAEQYLIRAEARAQQNKLTGSNSAETDLNAIRNRAGLPNTTAITQSDLLTAIAKERQVELFLEWGDRWFNLKRTGKINDVMSIVTPLKGGTWIPYKALLPIPYEEFNYNPALRGHQNPGYQEQP; encoded by the coding sequence ATGAAGAGTGTTATAAATAACAAATTCTCAAAAGCAAATTTCAGCTTTACTGCATTTGCTCTTATACTGTCTGGTAGCCTTTTGCTTCACAGCTGCAAAAAACTTATAGAAGTCGACCTGCCTATAAATAGAAACACCAATGAAACAGTTTTTGCAAACACCTCGACGGCAGTTGCTGCAATGAATAGTATCTATTCATCAATTGGAGCAATTTCTCCTTTCGTGGGCAATAGTGGTATTTCAATCCGGTCAGCAGTGATGGCAGATGAATTAAGCTCAATTATACCTGAAACGGACCCAGAATATCTAAATAATTACACAGGATCGGAGGGATGGAATATTTGGTTAATGGCATATAAAGAACCTATATATAGAATAAACTCAATCCTGGAAAACATATCTCGCTCAACTACATTACCTAATCGAACAAAACAAATAGTGACAGGTGAAGCAAAATTCTGCAGAGCTTGGCTGTATTTTTATCTCGTCAATTTGTATGGGGATATCCCACTAGTATTAGGAACTGATTTTAATATTAATTCCTCCATCGCCCGTTCACCGATAGAGGTTGTGTATCAACAGATTGAAAAAGACCTGGTTGACGCGCAACAACTTTTGGTAGAAGGATATTTGGACAAAGATCTGGTGACTTCGACAAATGAACGTATCCGACCGAATAAAGCGGCAGCGACGGCGCTATTAGCCCGTGTATACTTGTACCGGGAAAAATGGCAGCAGGCAGAAACAGAGGCAACAAAAGTTATCAGTAATGGTAACTTTGAGTTGTTACCTGATCCTGATCAGGTATTTTTAAAAAACAGTACTGAGTCAATCTGGCAATTGCAGCCAAATATATTAGACGGTGATGGTCAAAATACCCCCGACGGCCGTTTCCTTATCAATCCTTACGGAGGTGCCCCATTATACTATATAAGCTCTCAGCTACTGGCAGCCTTTGAACCAAATGATCAACGCCAAAATAAATGGATTATCCTCAGTCCTTCAGGTATTGTCATTCCTTATAAATATAAGGAGGGTTGGGCAACTACAGAACAAAAAGAATATACAACTGTACTCCGAATAGCTGAACAATATCTCATCAGAGCTGAGGCACGTGCGCAACAGAATAAATTAACAGGTTCTAATAGTGCTGAAACTGACTTAAACGCGATTAGAAACAGAGCAGGTTTACCCAATACCACCGCAATAACCCAAAGCGATTTATTAACAGCAATTGCAAAAGAACGACAGGTGGAATTGTTCCTCGAATGGGGCGATAGATGGTTTAATCTTAAGCGTACGGGGAAGATTAACGATGTAATGTCAATTGTTACTCCCTTGAAAGGTGGCACTTGGATTCCTTACAAGGCTCTTCTCCCCATTCCATATGAGGAGTTTAATTATAATCCGGCATTAAGGGGACACCAGAATCCCGGCTATCAAGAGCAGCCATAA